Proteins encoded together in one Penicillium digitatum chromosome 1, complete sequence window:
- a CDS encoding TBP associated factor (Mot1), putative, with the protein MASRLDRLVTLLETGSTQLIRNTAAQQLADVQKQHPDELFNLLGRILPYLRSKSWDTRTASAKAIGLIVSNADIYDPNEDDGLQIKSAAAEEADDDDDDDDDDDDDDVEIKSEVKTEEPILADDILKLDTLDIASVLRYGKRLLGSAGKEYEYSLASMEPASRLKHQKKTLTSRLGLEGEYVEEDLIEDIELAPKVVTPASKHESTILPISHQKSLHEAPSRRPSSPSESVMKEDGGLSKRQLNQLKRKNKQNAKMGANKVRVVDLSSRRQSDIVTTPVATTPHPVKAENGDDQNGETKPDYFSFERTEGDDDSKLVTEFKGAAVPERPHIQPDFVEQGAGWPLEHMCEFLTMDIFDSNWEVRHGAAMALREVVRVQGVAAGRLDGKSRSENDALNRRWLDDLSCRLLCVLMLDRFGDYISDNVVAPIRETVGQTLGALLSHLHPNSVRAVYRCLYRIIMQTDLGLDRPVWEVCHGGMIGLRYLVAVRKDLLVKDPNMMDGVLEAVMKGLADYDDDVRAVSAATLVPIAEEFVSSRTGTLGPLMNIVWDCLSNLQDDLSASTGSVMDLLAKLCTFSQVLDAMKANAADDPEASFGKLVPRLYPFLRHTIISVRSAVLRALMTFLKLEGEGTTDWVDGKALRLIFQNLLVERNEGVVKLSGQVWSELLNVVELRGSFKFEEELSDSIQPLVTLTLGAFGVPRYPIPMNASLFIKPSGLPFSAAIPAPTPSKGSPSASIPGGGEIKVGRRRKSEKKEKEPPPPSAHNVDGHMLSGDIDLVGADTMLRSKIYAAKALGGLMSFWDKNELPSLWPAILDGLDVSASTTQLASAMVIEEYARQAGPESKYRSSLCDRLRPILEGDRPSWYADIACYLHVARSQCHSLLNTFRDHAHVAPSRLPTLAVVVQGDSEAGPNAFSLADAEKIVGPDFDRLKKNLTPAQRITATQVLNDTRTTAQSAVEEARLMREQRDMRVLAATAGALVALRDIPKKPGHIIKGMMDSVKKEENVELQQRSATAVAGLIEHYTAATKRGPVDKIIGNLVKYCCVDTSETPEFPHNAQLERSILSLRKEEDRRDHPDAAKFEKEAREARIMRRGAKDALEQLAVKFGAELLEKVPNLAKLVERPLRDALAEDELPGDITNPGNELGQEIVDGLSTLRALLPKFHPGLHEWVIDLMPIIAKGLQCRLSVIRYAAAKCFATICSVITVKGMTMLVEKVLPIINNGLDVNHRQGAIECIYHLIHVMEDEILPYVIFLVVPVLGRMSDSDNDVRLLATTSFATLVKLVPLEAGIPDPPGFSEELLKGRDRERKFMSQMLDVRKVEPFEIPVAIKAELRPYQQDGVNWLAFLNRYNLHGILCDDMGLGKTLQTICIVASDHHMRAEEFAKSQSTDSRKLPSLIVCPPSLSGHWQQEVKQYAPFLSCIAYVGPPAERSRLQSLLATTDVIVTSYDVCRNDNDILCPINFNYCVLDEGHLIKNPKAKITSSVKKLASNHRLILSGTPIQNNVLELWSLFDFLMPGFLGTEKVFLDRFAKPIAASRFSKSSSKEQEAGALAIEALHKQVLPFLLRRLKEEVLNDLPPKIIQNYYCDPSELQKKLFEDFSKKEQKELADKVGSADRGDKEHIFQALQYMRRLCNSPALVVKEGHKQYNEVQSFLAAKRSNIRDLSHAPKLNALKDLLVDCGIGLDHTAEGELDTGASYVSPHRALVFCQMKEMLDIVQNDVLKKLLPSVQYLRLDGGVEATKRQDIVNRFNTDPSYDVLLLTTSVGGLGLNLTGADTVIFVEHDWNPQKDIQAMDRAHRIGQKKVVNVYRLITRGTLEEKILNLQRFKIDVASTVVNQQNAGLGTMDTDQLLDLFNLGETADTAEKPSDTAGNEVDMVDIDGEVKEKGKKGWLDDLGELWDDRQYQEEYNLDSFLETMKN; encoded by the exons ATGGCTTCCCG ACTCGACCGTCTCGTCAC GCTACTCGAGACGGGCAGTACTCAATTGATTCGTAATACTGCTGCTCAGCAGCTTGCAGATGTGCAGAAACAGCATCCAGATGAATTATTTAATCTACTCGGGCGCATCCTGCCTTACCTCAGATCCAAGTCCTGGGACACAAGGACAGCTTCTGCCAAAGCTATTGGACTGATTGTCTCCAACGCAGATATTTATGATCCCAACGAGGATGATGGACTCCAGATCAAGTCTGCAGCAGCAGAAGAagctgatgatgatgatgatgatgatgatgatgatgatgatgatgatgtggAGATCAAGTCCGAGGTCAAAACTGAGGAGCCAATACTGGCTGATGATATCCTCAAACTCGACACCTTGGACATCGCTTCCGTTTTAAGATACGGTAAGCGGCTGCTCGGAAGTGCGGGCAAGGAGTATGAGTACTCCCTTGCATCCATGGAACCAGCTTCACGCCTAAAGCACCAAAAGAAGACTTTGACTTCGCGGCTGGGTCTCGAAGGTGAGTACGTTGAAGAAGACCTCATCGAGGATATCGAATTGGCCCCTAAAGTGGTGACTCCTGCCTCAAAGCATGAGTCAACTATTCTGCCAATCTCTCATCAAAAGAGTCTGCATGAAGCTCCCTCCCGCCGACCCTCCTCGCCTAGTGAAAGTGTGATGAAAGAGGACGGGGGACTGAGCAAACGACAACTTAATCAGCTCAAGCGGAAAAACAAACAGAATGCCAAGATGGGGGCCAACAAAGTTCGTGTCGTGGATTTATCTTCCCGTCGACAGTCTGATATTGTCACAACCCCTGTGGCCACAACTCCCCATCCCGTCAAAGCAGAGAACGGAGATGATCAGAACGGCGAGACAAAACCAGATTACTTTTCCTTTGAACGTACTGAGGGTGATGACGATTCCAAGCTTGTCACTGAATTCAAAGGAGCTGCCGTGCCAGAGCGACCTCATATCCAGCCAGATTTCGTGGAACAGGGTGCAGGATGGCCTCTTGAACACATGTGTGAATTCTTGACTATGGACATCTTTGACTCGAACTGGGAAGTTCGACACGGCGCCGCAATGGCCCTACGTGAAGTAGTCAGGGTCCAGGGCGTGGCAGCCGGCCGCCTGGATGGAAAAAGTCGCTCAGAAAACGATGCACTCAACCGCCGATGGCTGGATGACCTCTCATGCCGACTACTCTGTGTTCTGATGCTTGACAGATTCGGGGATTACATTTCAGACAATGTGGTTGCCCCGATTCGCGAAACCGTGGGCCAGACTCTTGGTGCTCTTCTATCACACCTACACCCGAACTCAGTCCGAGCGGTCTACCGATGCTTATACCGAATCATAATGCAGACTGACCTTGGACTGGACCGCCCCGTATGGGAGGTCTGTCATGGAGGTATGATTGGGCTGCGGTACCTTGTCGCAGTTCGAAAGGACTTGCTTGTCAAGGATCCTAACATGATGGATGGCGTCCTGGAAGCTGTCATGAAAGGCCTCGCTGattatgatgatgatgttcgGGCTGTTAGTGCCGCCACACTTGTTCCTATTGCAGAGGAGTTTGTGTCCTCCAGGACTGGCACTCTTGGCCCTTTAATGAACATCGTCTGGGACTGTCTCTCCAATTTGCAGGACGATCTTAGTGCTAGTACAGGCTCTGTGATGGACCTTTTGGCCAAGCTGTGCACATTCTCTCAAGTGCTGGATGCTATGAAGGCCAACGCTGCAGATGATCCGGAAGCGTCATTTGGAAAACTTGTCCCCCGCCTCTACCCATTCCTCCGTCATACCATAATCAGCGTCCGCTCGGCAGTCCTTCGGGCTCTCATGACATTCTTGAAGCTGGAGGGCGAGGGCACCACAGATTGGGTGGATGGTAAGGCTTTGCGCTTGATCTTCCAAAATCTTCTAGTGGAGCGCAACGAGGGTGTTGTCAAACTGTCTGGCCAAGTGTGGTCTGAACTCCTCAATGTTGTTGAGCTGCGCGGTTCATTCAAATTCGAAGAGGAGTTGTCGGACTCCATTCAGCCTCTCGTCACTTTGACTCTGGGCGCTTTCGGTGTTCCCCGGTATCCTATCCCCATGAACGCCTCGCTCTTTATTAAGCCGTCTGGTCTGCCATTCTCCGCCGCCATCCCAGCTCCCACCCCCTCTAAGGGCTCTCCCTCTGCTTCTATTCCGGGAGGGGGTGAGATCAAGGTGGGACGGAGGCGCAAATcggagaaaaaagaaaaagaaccaCCCCCTCCCTCAGCCCACAACGTGGATGGACACATGCTTTCTGGTGATATCGACCTCGTTGGGGCAGATACCATGCTGAGATCCAAGATCTACGCCGCAAAGGCCTTGGGCGGGCTGATGTCTTTCTGGGACAAAAATGAACTACCAAGCCTTTGGCCGGCAATTCTGGATGGTCTTGATGTCTCTGCTTCTACAACGCAGCTTGCTTCGGCCATGGTCATCGAAGAGTATGCTCGCCAAGCCGGACCAGAGAGCAAATATCGCTCGTCTCTATGTGACCGTCTTCGACCAATTCTCGAAGGTGACCGCCCATCCTGGTATGCGGACATTGCGTGCTATCTTCATGTCGCACGCTCTCAGTGTCATTCGCTGTTGAATACATTCCGGGATCATGCGCATGTGGCACCTTCTCGGCTGCCAACTTTAGCTGTGGTCGTCCAGGGCGACTCAGAAGCTGGGCCTAACGCGTTTTCCTTGGCGGACGCCGAGAAAATTGTTGGCCCTGACTTTGATCGACTGAAGAAAAATCTTACACCTGCCCAACGAATTACTGCAACTCAAGTCTTGAATGACACTCGGACCACTGCGCAATCTGCTGTTGAGGAGGCACGGCTGATGAGGGAACAGCGGGACATGCGTGTTCTAGCTGCGACTGCTGGTGCCCTGGTCGCGTTGCGGGATATCCCCAAGAAGCCTGGTCACATCATCAAGGGCATGATGGACAGTGTCAAGAAAGAGGAGAACGTAGAACTTCAGCAGCGCTCTGCAACAGCAGTGGCAGGCCTCATCGAACATTACACAGCTGCCACAAAGCGTGGACCAGTCGACAAAATCATTGGAAATTTGGTCAAATATTGCTGTGTGGACACTTCCGAGACACCCGAATTCCCGCACAACGCGCAATTGGAGAGATCAATTTTGTCCCTacgcaaagaagaagaccgacgCGATCATCCAGATGCGGCCAAATTCGAAAAAGAGGCAAGAGAGGCACGGATTATGCGTCGTGGTGCTAAGGATGCGCTTGAGCAGCTAGCAGTCAAATTTGGCGCTGAGCTTTTGGAGAAGGTACCGAATCTCGCGAAGTTGGTTGAACGGCCGTTGAGAGACGCTCTGGCAGAGGACGAACTTCCTGGGGACATCACTAACCCAGGGAATGAACTTGGCCAAGAGATTGTGGATGGCCTGTCTACGTTGCGGGCTCTGCTGCCCAAGTTCCACCCGGGTCTCCACGAATGGGTTATAGACCTTATGCCGATTATCGCCAAGGGTTTGCAGTGCCGTCTTTCTGTTATCCGCTACGCAGCAGCCAAATGTTTCGCTACAATTTGTAGTGTCATCACGGTCAAGGGCATGACAATGCTGGTTGAAAAGGTCTTACCAATTATCAACAACGGGTTGGATGTCAATCACCGCCAAGGCGCGATTGAGTGTATCTATCATTTGATCCATGTCATGGAAGACGAGATTCTCCCCTATGTCATCTTCCTGGTGGTTCCTGTCCTTGGCCGAATGAGCGACTCCGACAACGATGTGCGTCTTCTAGCAACAACATCATTCGCCACCCTCGTCAAACTGGTTCCCCTGGAGGCCGGTATTCCCGACCCCCCTGGCTTCTCAGAAGAGTTGCTTAAGGGCCGTGACCGAGAAAGGAAGTTCATGTCCCAGATGCTGGACGTACGTAAGGTCGAGCCATTCGAAATTCCAGTTGCCATCAAGGCTGAGCTCCGACCTTACCAGCAAGATGGTGTCAACTGGCTTGCCTTCCTCAATCGCTACAATCTCCATGGCATTCTTTGTGACGACATGGGTCTTGGTAAGACCTTACAAACCATTTGCATTGTGGCAAGTGACCACCATATGCGAGCGGAGGAGTTTGCCAAGAGTCAATCGACAGACTCTCGAAAATTGCCTTCTTTGATTGTCTGTCCGCCTTCTCTGTCTGGACATTGGCAGCAAGAAGTCAAGCAGTATGCCCCATTCCTCAGTTGCATTGCATACGTTGGCCCTCCCGCGGAACGGTCAAGACTTCAATCCCTACTGGCCACCACAGATGTCATTGTAACTTCCTACGATGTTTGTCGCAACGACAACGATATTCTTTGCCCTATCAATTTTAACTACTGTGTGCTCGACGAGGGCCACCTTATCAAAAACCCCAAGGCCAAGATCACGTCGTCAGTTAAGAAGTTAGCTAGCAACCACCGTCTGATATTGTCTGGTACTCCAATCCAGAACAACGTCCTTGAATTGTGGTCATTATTTGACTTCTTGATGCCCGGCTTTTTGGGAACAGAGAAGGTCTTCTTGGATCGGTTTGCCAAGCCCATTGCAGCGAGCCGTTTCAGCAAATCCTCTTCCAAGGAACAAGAAGCAGGTGCATTAGCAATTGAGGCACTACACAAACAGGTCCTGCCATTCCTACTCCGTCGTCTGAAAGAAGAAGTCTTGAATGATCTCCCTCCTAAGATTATTCAAAACTACTACTGCGATCCGAGTGAACTGCAGAAGAAACTGTTCGAGGACTTCTCTAAAAAAGAGCAGAAGGAGTTGGCAGACAAGGTGGGCAGCGCAGACCGAGGCGACAAAGAGCATATCTTCCAGGCGCTTCAATACATGCGACGTCTATGTAACTCTCCTGCCTTGGTTGTCAAAGAAGGCCACAAACAGTACAATGAGGTGCAATCCTTCTTGGCTGCTAAGCGTTCAAATATCAGAGACCTTTCCCACGCGCCCAAGCTAAACGCTTTGAAAGATTTGCTGGTGGATTGCGGTATTGGCCTTGACCACACAGCAGAGGGTGAACTGGATACAGGCGCAAGCTATGTCAGCCCCCACCGAGCTCTTGTGTTCTGTCAGATGAAGGAGATGTTGGACATTGTGCAGAATGATGTCCTCAAGAAACTCCTCCCATCCGTTCAATACCTTCGCCTGGATGGTGGTGTGGAAGCAACCAAGCGCCAGGATATTGTAAACCGATTCAATACCGACCCTAGCTACGACGTCTTGCTCCTTACCACTAGTGTTGGTGGATTAGGTCTCAACCTTACTGGTGCAGACACCGTCATTTTCGTGGAGCACGACTGGAACCCGCAGAAAGATATCCAGGCTATGGATCGTGCTCATCGTATCGGCCAAAAGAAGGTTGTCAACGTATACCGCCTGATCACGCGTGGTACCCTGGAGGAAAAGATCTTAAA CTTGCAACGATTCAAGATCGACGTCGCCTCCACCGTGGTCAATCAACAGAACGCCGGGCTTGGAACAATGGACACAGACCAACTGCTTGACCTGTTCAATCTGGGTGAAACGGCAGACACAGCTGAGAAGCCAAGCGACACAGCTGGCAACGAGGTTGACATGGTTGACATTGACGGCGAGGTCAAggagaagggcaagaagggctGGCTAGATGATCTGGGCGAGCTCTGGGATGACCGCCAGTACCAGGAAGAATACAACCTGGATTCGTTCCTGGAAACCATGAAAAACTGA